A single region of the Nicotiana sylvestris chromosome 6, ASM39365v2, whole genome shotgun sequence genome encodes:
- the LOC138871687 gene encoding uncharacterized protein — protein sequence MPNNDDSTSALPTATPVSRSTFHEDDYTHPCYPFYVHPSDILGSSLFSVPFDGTGYGSWRRTILVALSVRNKLDFINGSSIKPPNSSPLARQWQRCNDVVVSWLTYSLSKDIAHNVEYSKLAKDIWSELEERYGQADAARVFELKKKLAHISQGSLDIASYFNKIK from the coding sequence ATGCCAAATAATGATGATTCTACATCTGCATTACCAACTGCTACTCCTGTCTCCCGTtctacttttcatgaggatgattATACGCATCCATGTTATCCCTTTTATGTCCATCCATCTGATATTTTGGGGTCATCTTTATTTTCTGTACCTTTTGATGGTACTGGGTATGGGAGTTGGAGACGAACCATCCTTGTAGCTTTATCTGTTAGAAATAAACTGGATTTCATAAATGGATCTTCAATTAAACCTCCTAACAGTTCTCCCTTGGCGAGACAGTGGCAGAGGTGTAATGATGTGGTTGTCTCTTGGTTAACCTACTCCTTGTCCAAGGACATTGCTCATAATGTTGAGTACTCTAAACTTGCCAAAGATATTTGGAGTGAGTTGGAGGAAAGATATGGTCAAGCAGATGCTGCAAGGGTATTTGAGCTTAAGAAAAAACTTGCTCATATCTCACAAGGATCACTTGATATTGCTTCATATTTCAACAAAATTAAGTAA